A DNA window from Deltaproteobacteria bacterium contains the following coding sequences:
- the smc gene encoding chromosome segregation protein SMC: MRLRSIEIHGFKSFYDRINFSFPSGITTIVGPNGCGKSNILDAILWAMGERSAKHLRGKVMEDVIFAGSDGTKPLGMAEVNLVLANDDGGCPDRYKQFDEIMISRRLFRSGESEFFINKRPCRLRDVVDLFLDLGISNQAYSIVEQGKVEAIIHAKPEERRILIEEAAGIAKFRDRKREALSKIEQTEQNLLRIQDVLGEIRRQIQSLEKQVKKAERFKSLRKEIRRCEIALAYGEYSRLRGEQAENEKILAQLKRDEDSLSERLQERENTLRALRTERAQWEERIASIERTIYETRGAIEREEERIEAGQREVANLKNLEVQYGGEIDELNTRLQDAANQRAALLEESSDLGRMVNEKEKELEARRAEWQAFRDGWSQAGRYLEDQKADLVELLSQQSKTANQIAFCERNLKELNARKDQNDREIAEASGQVKSNASLRLEKEALQGSLRAKQARCEGEVKTLEGEVALLEKESGETELRMSRIDREYQIAWSKLRSLEELQRGLEGFDEGVKALMLARETEATGIRGLVADIVETEPSYEAAVSAVLAHRLQYVIVESHEEGLKAVDLLKREARGRIGVIPMNLKAERFDSRDSLARTRGVVGPLLDHVRLKPGYEHIGRLLLGNVWLVESLDEAMRVWHEGRSFQALVTPGGEVFDGSGIIIGGSHDGRSLQILERKAGIRSLTGQVAQKRSHLDQARARLQVIRQRLSEARSRLEKKDKERQGLALELVAAEREMERLIQEGEEREKRHRVLVFERDQLKSRISELEEEISRARQEFQKLEQDLETRRETIQRAKLRLEESEKEKERMDREMTGLQVQIARWREQYRGAQRSLDSLEERERDLRRQVSKRLEMLEENGKILQKTEQDIARMRADLKEWKKKQEEAKDLLTLEKQGLKEKSKGARDLEDASRRDQIRLEDLKRRIHEQNLSLAETHLKMNHIFESILEKYRIDIRVAPVPEEVRNGNVPDQNRLASLKASLDGLGEVNLVALQEYEDLKERYEFLAGQQEDLRASLGRLRKAIQRIDRTTKRRFIEAFEGTNEKFQVLFPRLFNGGKAALVMTDEQDVLSTGIEIMVQLPGKRLQRLDLLSGGEKTLVAIALVFSLFLYRPTPFCLLDEVDAPLDDTNVGKFLEMIQELSGRSQLIVITHNKKTMEIAHTLYGITMESPGISKVVSVRLNQPELPSRAPN; this comes from the coding sequence ATGAGACTAAGATCGATTGAGATTCACGGGTTCAAGTCCTTCTACGACAGGATCAACTTCTCCTTTCCCTCTGGAATCACCACCATCGTCGGTCCCAACGGGTGCGGGAAGAGCAACATCCTCGACGCTATTCTATGGGCGATGGGCGAGAGAAGCGCCAAGCATCTCCGAGGAAAGGTAATGGAGGACGTGATCTTTGCCGGCTCCGATGGAACCAAACCCCTGGGAATGGCCGAGGTCAACCTGGTTCTTGCCAACGACGACGGCGGATGTCCGGATCGATACAAGCAGTTCGACGAGATCATGATCAGCCGCCGCCTCTTCCGGTCAGGAGAAAGCGAATTCTTCATAAACAAGAGACCGTGCAGACTCAGGGATGTAGTCGATCTATTTCTCGACTTGGGCATCAGCAACCAGGCCTATTCCATCGTGGAACAGGGAAAGGTCGAAGCCATCATCCATGCAAAGCCCGAGGAGAGGAGAATCCTCATAGAGGAAGCCGCGGGTATCGCAAAATTTCGGGATCGCAAGCGAGAGGCTCTCTCCAAGATCGAGCAGACAGAGCAGAACCTTCTCCGGATTCAGGACGTACTGGGGGAAATCCGCCGCCAGATACAGTCCCTGGAGAAACAGGTGAAAAAGGCCGAGCGATTCAAGAGTCTCCGCAAAGAGATCCGGCGATGTGAAATCGCCTTGGCCTATGGGGAGTATTCCCGGTTGAGAGGTGAACAGGCGGAGAACGAGAAGATACTCGCCCAGCTGAAAAGGGACGAGGATTCCCTCTCGGAACGGCTCCAGGAGAGAGAGAACACCCTGAGGGCCCTGAGAACCGAGCGTGCCCAGTGGGAAGAGCGGATCGCCTCTATCGAGAGGACGATCTACGAGACCAGAGGTGCAATCGAGAGGGAAGAGGAACGAATCGAGGCCGGCCAAAGGGAGGTAGCCAACCTGAAGAACCTGGAGGTCCAGTACGGGGGAGAGATCGATGAGCTGAACACCAGGCTCCAGGATGCGGCGAACCAGAGGGCGGCTCTTCTCGAAGAGTCGAGCGATCTGGGCAGAATGGTCAACGAAAAAGAGAAAGAGCTCGAGGCAAGGAGGGCCGAGTGGCAGGCCTTCCGTGACGGCTGGAGCCAGGCCGGCCGGTATCTTGAAGATCAGAAAGCCGATCTTGTGGAGCTCCTGTCTCAGCAGTCCAAGACCGCCAACCAGATTGCCTTCTGTGAAAGAAATCTGAAGGAACTGAATGCAAGAAAAGACCAGAACGACAGGGAGATTGCGGAAGCAAGCGGCCAGGTGAAAAGCAACGCTTCCCTCCGCCTGGAAAAAGAGGCACTTCAAGGGTCTCTGAGGGCCAAGCAGGCCAGATGTGAAGGGGAAGTAAAGACCCTGGAGGGGGAGGTCGCCCTCTTGGAGAAGGAATCGGGTGAGACGGAGCTTCGCATGAGCCGGATCGACCGGGAATACCAGATCGCATGGTCCAAACTCCGATCCCTGGAAGAGCTCCAGAGGGGTCTGGAAGGCTTCGACGAGGGGGTGAAGGCCCTGATGCTGGCCAGAGAGACGGAGGCGACCGGAATCCGAGGTTTGGTGGCCGACATCGTGGAGACCGAGCCGTCTTACGAGGCCGCGGTGAGTGCCGTTCTAGCCCATCGTCTCCAGTATGTGATCGTGGAGAGCCATGAAGAGGGACTAAAGGCGGTAGACCTGCTAAAGAGGGAAGCCAGGGGGAGAATCGGTGTGATCCCCATGAACCTGAAGGCAGAGCGGTTCGATTCAAGGGACTCACTCGCCCGAACCAGGGGTGTGGTCGGTCCTCTGCTCGACCATGTGAGGTTGAAACCGGGATACGAACACATCGGCCGTCTCCTCCTGGGAAACGTCTGGTTGGTGGAGAGTCTCGATGAGGCGATGAGAGTCTGGCATGAGGGCCGCTCCTTTCAGGCTCTCGTAACGCCGGGGGGGGAGGTCTTCGATGGGTCGGGGATCATTATCGGCGGAAGCCATGACGGCCGGTCCCTTCAGATTCTGGAGAGGAAGGCCGGTATCAGGAGCCTGACAGGTCAGGTCGCCCAAAAGAGGTCCCACCTCGACCAAGCGAGGGCAAGACTCCAGGTGATCAGACAGAGACTCTCCGAGGCTCGGTCCCGTCTGGAAAAGAAAGACAAGGAGAGACAGGGGCTGGCCCTGGAACTGGTAGCCGCGGAAAGGGAAATGGAGAGACTCATCCAAGAAGGTGAGGAGAGGGAGAAGCGCCACAGGGTTCTGGTCTTTGAACGAGACCAACTGAAATCCCGGATCAGTGAACTTGAAGAGGAGATCTCGAGGGCCCGCCAGGAATTTCAGAAACTGGAGCAGGATCTCGAAACAAGACGTGAGACCATCCAGAGGGCCAAACTCAGGCTGGAGGAATCCGAGAAAGAGAAGGAACGGATGGATCGGGAGATGACCGGCCTCCAGGTCCAGATCGCCCGGTGGCGCGAACAGTACAGAGGGGCCCAGAGAAGCCTCGACTCACTGGAGGAGAGGGAGAGGGATCTGAGAAGACAGGTCTCCAAGAGGCTCGAGATGCTGGAGGAAAACGGCAAGATCCTTCAGAAGACCGAGCAGGACATCGCCCGGATGCGCGCGGATCTCAAGGAATGGAAAAAGAAACAGGAAGAAGCAAAGGATCTGCTCACCTTGGAGAAACAGGGCCTCAAGGAGAAGTCGAAGGGAGCCAGAGACCTGGAAGACGCGAGCCGTCGCGATCAGATCCGCCTCGAGGATCTTAAGAGGAGAATCCACGAACAGAATCTCAGCCTGGCCGAAACCCACCTCAAGATGAACCACATCTTCGAGAGTATCCTCGAAAAGTATCGAATCGATATCAGGGTCGCCCCTGTTCCAGAGGAGGTTCGTAACGGGAACGTCCCGGATCAGAACCGGCTGGCGAGCCTCAAGGCCTCACTCGACGGCCTCGGTGAGGTGAATCTCGTGGCTCTTCAAGAGTACGAGGATCTCAAGGAGCGTTACGAGTTTTTGGCCGGCCAGCAGGAGGATCTCAGGGCCTCGCTCGGCCGGCTCAGGAAGGCCATCCAACGGATAGACAGGACCACCAAGAGGCGTTTCATCGAGGCCTTTGAAGGGACAAACGAAAAGTTCCAGGTCCTGTTCCCCCGGCTGTTCAACGGCGGGAAAGCGGCTCTGGTCATGACAGATGAGCAGGACGTTCTCTCGACCGGCATCGAAATCATGGTCCAACTCCCCGGCAAGCGGCTCCAGCGTCTCGACCTCCTCTCCGGAGGGGAAAAGACCCTGGTGGCCATCGCTCTTGTCTTCTCTCTCTTTCTCTACAGGCCGACCCCTTTCTGCCTGCTCGACGAGGTGGACGCGCCCCTTGATGACACCAATGTGGGAAAGTTCCTCGAGATGATTCAGGAACTGTCGGGCCGATCCCAGTTGATAGTCATCACCCACAACAAGAAGACCATGGAGATCGCTCATACCCTTTACGGCATTACCATGGAGTCTCCCGGGATCTCCAAGGTCGTTTCCGTGAGGCTGAACCAACCGGAGCTTCCCAGCCGGGCTCCCAACTGA
- a CDS encoding branched-chain amino acid ABC transporter permease: MAELEPVTEQNQRIGSLKDGRALAKFLIVAGLCAMLVWLSSHRVLPRMTAKVAFKQLLNGLTLGFMYVIIASGLSLIFGLMEVINFAHGALYMLGAYFGLTLFRATGDFWLSLLAAPVIVGAVGMGLEYTTFRPLYGRSPLYHILLTFGLVLVIGDATEMVWGKAYHLFPRPKGFEGMVGFLGITYPSYRLFVLAVGVAISVFFWFMLKRTGFGLIIRAGTYNREITSAFGIDISRYFTVVFGLGVAIAGAAGVLMAPILSVHPHMGDGIIITAFIVVVVGGLGSLSGAALAGILIGILESFSVILFPAFTGAMMYVVMVIVLLFRPQGLLGTEEIR; the protein is encoded by the coding sequence ATGGCGGAATTGGAACCCGTAACAGAACAAAACCAGAGGATTGGAAGCCTCAAGGATGGCAGGGCCCTGGCCAAGTTTCTGATCGTGGCAGGGCTGTGCGCCATGCTGGTGTGGCTGTCTTCGCATCGGGTGCTGCCGAGGATGACGGCCAAGGTAGCCTTCAAGCAACTCCTTAACGGGCTGACCCTGGGCTTCATGTACGTGATAATCGCCTCGGGCCTCTCCCTCATCTTCGGCCTGATGGAGGTAATCAACTTCGCCCACGGCGCCCTTTACATGCTCGGGGCCTACTTCGGGCTTACCCTGTTCAGGGCAACCGGGGACTTCTGGCTCTCTCTCCTCGCGGCTCCCGTCATCGTCGGTGCCGTCGGTATGGGTCTGGAGTATACGACCTTTCGACCTCTCTACGGGAGGAGCCCCCTCTACCACATTCTGCTCACCTTCGGCCTTGTGCTGGTCATCGGAGATGCTACAGAAATGGTCTGGGGTAAGGCCTATCACCTCTTCCCCAGACCCAAGGGATTCGAGGGCATGGTCGGCTTCCTCGGCATAACATATCCATCCTACAGGCTGTTCGTCCTTGCGGTTGGAGTCGCCATATCGGTCTTTTTCTGGTTCATGCTGAAAAGAACCGGGTTCGGCCTGATTATTCGGGCAGGCACCTACAATCGAGAGATTACCAGTGCCTTCGGTATCGATATCTCGAGGTACTTCACCGTCGTCTTCGGGCTCGGTGTTGCTATAGCCGGTGCAGCCGGGGTCTTGATGGCGCCCATCCTGAGCGTTCACCCCCATATGGGGGATGGCATCATTATCACCGCCTTCATAGTCGTCGTGGTTGGGGGGTTGGGGAGCCTCTCCGGAGCGGCTCTTGCCGGAATTCTCATCGGAATTCTCGAGAGCTTCAGTGTCATTCTCTTTCCGGCCTTTACAGGGGCGATGATGTATGTGGTGATGGTAATCGTCCTCCTGTTTCGACCTCAGGGCCTTCTTGGGACCGAGGAGATCCGATGA
- a CDS encoding ABC transporter substrate-binding protein, with translation MKSSRIAGLAVFLLVGTLLSVSLVHAGGLGVRWGLLPPLTGPFATLGKQQMQGATLALEELKAKGGPFEDIRWFVEDTTLKAPVAVQKAEKLIEKRGVQFITGCISSSSALAVREVIDRHRVFFNPTVGTNMFNTADARCSRYGFRTELMTWQVVKALSHMVRGLVDSGKLGKRYWLVIPEYAYGISMRDSWRKLTRDFLEEVGYSGEKGFGLKDHSAIITEISAARDAGEVDFVASCLLGSPLVTFMQQAQAGGLIGKGDGRLPVVNPVLQFNIREIGDIALGHYSAYRYSLIHKSKTNRKFIKAYYERWGMYPDNFAHNAYVAVMMMAQGIKAAKSVEPGRVLAELEKERKYTAPMGRSYFRASDHQIIRNIGAGQVVKVKDYPFPVMKLVGKMLNGKEAIAGIEQKCRFQ, from the coding sequence ATGAAGAGTAGCAGGATTGCAGGGCTGGCGGTTTTTCTTTTGGTTGGAACACTTCTTTCTGTATCTCTGGTCCACGCCGGGGGGTTGGGCGTGAGGTGGGGGCTGCTGCCGCCTCTTACCGGACCCTTTGCCACTCTGGGAAAACAGCAGATGCAGGGGGCGACCCTGGCGCTGGAAGAACTCAAGGCCAAAGGAGGTCCCTTCGAGGACATCCGGTGGTTCGTGGAGGATACCACTCTCAAGGCTCCTGTTGCGGTCCAGAAAGCAGAAAAACTGATCGAGAAGAGGGGGGTCCAGTTTATTACGGGCTGCATCAGCAGCAGTTCTGCCCTTGCGGTTCGCGAGGTCATCGACCGCCACAGGGTCTTTTTCAATCCCACGGTGGGAACAAACATGTTCAATACTGCCGATGCCAGGTGCAGCCGTTACGGCTTCCGCACGGAGCTGATGACCTGGCAAGTAGTCAAGGCTTTGAGCCATATGGTACGCGGCCTGGTGGACAGTGGCAAGCTCGGCAAACGTTACTGGCTGGTAATTCCTGAGTACGCCTACGGCATCTCAATGCGGGACAGCTGGCGGAAATTGACCCGGGACTTCCTGGAAGAGGTGGGCTACAGTGGAGAGAAAGGGTTCGGACTGAAAGACCACTCGGCAATCATCACCGAGATATCAGCTGCAAGGGATGCCGGCGAGGTGGATTTTGTGGCAAGTTGCCTCCTGGGGTCTCCCCTGGTGACTTTCATGCAGCAGGCCCAGGCGGGGGGCCTGATCGGTAAGGGGGATGGGCGCCTTCCCGTGGTGAACCCGGTTCTCCAGTTCAATATCAGAGAGATCGGGGATATCGCCCTCGGCCACTACAGCGCCTACCGGTACTCTCTCATCCACAAATCGAAGACGAACAGGAAATTCATCAAGGCCTATTACGAACGCTGGGGGATGTACCCGGACAATTTCGCTCACAATGCCTATGTGGCGGTCATGATGATGGCCCAGGGGATCAAGGCCGCCAAGTCGGTGGAACCCGGGAGGGTTCTGGCCGAACTTGAAAAAGAGAGAAAGTACACCGCCCCTATGGGCAGATCGTACTTCAGGGCTTCAGATCACCAGATCATCCGCAATATCGGTGCCGGCCAGGTCGTCAAGGTGAAAGACTATCCCTTCCCTGTCATGAAGCTCGTCGGCAAGATGCTCAATGGTAAAGAGGCCATTGCGGGCATCGAGCAGAAGTGCAGATTCCAGTAA
- the gltX gene encoding glutamate--tRNA ligase, whose translation MSREVRTRFPPSPTGYLHIGGARTALFNWLFARHYGGKFILRVEDTDVARSTSESVEGILESMRWLGLDWDEGPYFQSQRLHIYRDHVQRLLDHGKAYRCFCSPEELERKRKQAIKEKRQPKYDGTCRDLKPPFPDRPYAVRFRSPQEGKTAFFDLIKGEIVFENSELDDLIILRSDGMPTYNLAVVVDDATMGVTHVIRGDDHVNNTPRQILLFRAFDFPVPEFAHVPMILGPDKTRLSKRHGAQSVLAYRDMGYLPQGLMNYLVRLGWSYGDQEFFTVEEMIEKFTLDNVGTSPGMFDPEKLRAINGDHIKASRPEEIARLLIPYIRAKGYAVEEGERLTRIVEALKERAKTLVEMADQAEFWFQEKVEYEEKAAAKFLRPEALPALERLAEEIRSMENLDEQTLETMFRKLAEKMGVRLVKVAQPVRVALTGRSASPGLFEVMDILGKQKVLERLASAMEYIRGGEGSHGSS comes from the coding sequence ATGAGCAGAGAGGTACGTACCCGATTCCCTCCGAGTCCCACCGGATATCTCCACATCGGGGGAGCCAGGACAGCCCTGTTCAACTGGCTTTTCGCCCGGCATTATGGAGGGAAGTTCATCCTCCGGGTGGAAGACACGGATGTGGCCAGATCGACCTCCGAGTCTGTCGAGGGCATACTTGAGAGCATGAGGTGGCTCGGACTCGATTGGGACGAGGGACCCTACTTCCAATCCCAGCGGCTCCATATCTACAGAGACCATGTCCAACGGCTTCTCGATCATGGAAAGGCCTATCGCTGTTTTTGCAGCCCCGAGGAGCTCGAAAGAAAGCGAAAGCAGGCCATCAAGGAGAAGAGGCAGCCTAAGTATGACGGCACCTGCCGGGACCTCAAACCCCCTTTCCCAGACCGTCCCTATGCCGTTCGGTTTCGCTCTCCTCAGGAGGGGAAGACTGCTTTCTTCGACCTGATCAAGGGGGAGATCGTCTTTGAAAACTCGGAACTCGACGACCTGATCATACTCCGGAGCGATGGAATGCCGACATACAACCTCGCCGTTGTGGTGGATGATGCCACCATGGGTGTGACCCATGTCATCAGGGGGGACGATCATGTCAACAATACACCCCGCCAGATTCTCCTCTTTAGGGCCTTCGATTTCCCTGTGCCCGAGTTCGCCCATGTGCCGATGATACTCGGACCCGACAAGACACGGCTCAGCAAGCGTCATGGCGCCCAGTCAGTACTCGCATACAGAGACATGGGCTACCTGCCCCAGGGTCTCATGAACTACCTGGTCAGACTCGGGTGGTCTTACGGAGATCAGGAGTTCTTTACCGTTGAGGAGATGATCGAAAAGTTCACCCTGGACAACGTGGGCACTTCGCCCGGTATGTTCGATCCAGAGAAGCTGCGGGCCATCAACGGCGACCATATCAAGGCGAGCAGGCCAGAGGAGATCGCCCGTCTTCTTATCCCTTACATCAGGGCGAAGGGATACGCGGTCGAGGAAGGGGAGAGACTCACCAGAATCGTTGAGGCCCTCAAAGAGAGGGCCAAGACGCTGGTGGAGATGGCCGACCAGGCCGAGTTCTGGTTCCAGGAGAAGGTCGAATACGAGGAAAAGGCCGCCGCAAAGTTTCTCAGACCGGAGGCTCTCCCAGCTCTTGAAAGGCTGGCAGAGGAGATAAGATCCATGGAAAACCTCGATGAGCAGACCCTGGAGACGATGTTTCGGAAGCTGGCGGAAAAGATGGGGGTCAGGCTCGTGAAGGTGGCCCAGCCGGTCCGGGTGGCCCTTACAGGGCGGAGCGCGAGTCCGGGGCTTTTTGAAGTCATGGACATCCTCGGAAAACAGAAGGTCCTGGAACGCCTCGCGAGTGCCATGGAATACATTCGAGGGGGAGAGGGGTCCCACGGATCCTCCTGA
- a CDS encoding branched-chain amino acid ABC transporter permease, with translation MTWKLPQLLKGPERRYWRFLIFLFLLALVPLGTAARIYSTFYLRFGTELLIFGLFALSVDIIMGYTGLVSLGPAAFFGLGAYTGALTLIHLADSIWLAFLATILLSGVVAWLIGYLSIRIKGVYFAMLTLAFAEMFHEVAFNWQSLTGGSDGLIGVPRPEVGIAPLAVSLGNSYVLFYLVLFVVIAVYYGCVRLVNSPFGRVLQAIRDNEERAEFVGYDIRVFKRRAFVVSGIIAGVSGTLFALLRFVDPDVFNWLTSAEVLVMNLFGGMGTLYGPIIGAMVFLFARDLISSYTEHWRIILGGIFVAFVIYSPQGIVGLSRSLVSWVSTAVNLPLPRGAARKTPAPIPPLGGAAHVDPEQDSPMKSELGR, from the coding sequence ATGACCTGGAAGCTTCCACAACTGCTCAAAGGACCGGAGAGACGCTACTGGCGGTTTCTCATCTTTCTTTTCCTGCTGGCCCTTGTGCCTCTGGGAACGGCAGCAAGGATCTATTCCACCTTCTATCTCCGTTTCGGTACCGAACTCTTGATATTCGGACTCTTCGCCCTCAGCGTGGACATAATCATGGGTTACACGGGGCTGGTCTCCTTGGGGCCTGCGGCTTTCTTCGGTCTGGGGGCTTACACGGGGGCCTTGACCCTCATCCACCTGGCAGATTCGATCTGGCTCGCCTTCTTGGCGACGATACTACTGTCCGGAGTGGTTGCATGGCTCATCGGTTATCTGTCCATAAGGATCAAGGGGGTCTACTTTGCCATGTTGACCCTTGCCTTTGCAGAAATGTTTCACGAAGTGGCCTTCAATTGGCAGAGCCTGACCGGGGGGTCGGACGGGCTGATCGGTGTGCCCCGGCCAGAGGTCGGCATCGCCCCCCTGGCTGTCAGCCTCGGTAATTCATACGTCCTTTTCTATCTGGTTCTTTTCGTGGTCATCGCCGTCTACTACGGATGTGTGAGGCTGGTCAACTCGCCGTTCGGCCGAGTACTCCAGGCGATCAGGGACAACGAGGAGAGAGCCGAGTTTGTCGGTTATGACATTCGAGTCTTCAAGCGGCGGGCTTTTGTCGTCTCAGGCATCATTGCCGGGGTCTCAGGTACCCTCTTTGCCCTGCTCAGATTCGTCGATCCGGATGTCTTCAACTGGCTCACCTCGGCAGAGGTCCTTGTCATGAATCTCTTCGGCGGCATGGGGACACTGTACGGTCCCATCATCGGAGCCATGGTTTTCCTCTTTGCCAGGGACCTTATCAGCTCCTACACGGAACACTGGCGAATCATCCTCGGAGGCATCTTCGTGGCCTTCGTGATCTACTCACCCCAGGGAATCGTCGGACTTTCACGGAGCCTCGTCTCCTGGGTCTCAACGGCTGTGAACCTCCCGCTGCCTCGGGGTGCGGCCAGGAAGACCCCGGCCCCGATCCCGCCGCTCGGGGGGGCGGCCCATGTCGATCCTGAGCAGGACTCCCCCATGAAATCGGAATTGGGAAGGTAG